In Euphorbia lathyris chromosome 2, ddEupLath1.1, whole genome shotgun sequence, the sequence tattttttttttctttgtaatGGACTCAACGAAAAACTAAAAGGATTATAGTAATAGAGAAATAACCAAATATGTCATGTGTACTAATATTATGCTGtaacaaaaaataatgatagaaaagaaattaaatatgCCACGTagattcctaccaaaaaaatgtGCCACATAGATTAATAAAACAAGTACATTTTAGTCCAAAAGTGATATTCCGCTTGACTCATCAGAACTAGCACACAATAAATCTATGTAGTCCGATCTGACAAGACACCTCGAATCACATGAACTAGACTAAGGAAACCCATATGCTTCCCTCAAAACATTTTATTCTCATTATGTCAAAATTGTACTTTCGTTCATCATCTTTGTTAATCTCTGCTAACTCAAAGCTCTCTCCTAATCTGGTCCTTTCTCTATTTTATGGTAGGTTACACCTTCACCATTTGTAATAGGTGATAAGACTGTAGTTAAAAAAAGTAAGATGTCTAACAAAATTTAGATAACATAAGCCAAAATATAACATCTATGTTAATAAGATatcacttcttttttttttctttttttttttttttttttttacaatcatgtttgtttgtttttttcattGTTAATATAGCTTTTTTCTTATCAATAAACTCAATAAATAGAAATTTTCTAAAATGCTTCAATACTAAATTAAACTTAcgtaaattattagaagcattcGGTTTTTGAACACATTTCCAAATGTAAATTGGAAGTCTTCCGACTGACATACAAGACCGGAtgtttaatataagaactcttaAATAATCCAAAACAAATTGATTACAAACCACTATAAAAGTTTATTATAAACTGAAATTTTTTAGAATGGTCCGAAATCAAACTGACCGTCGAGAAGAGTTTATTCAGAGAAAGCACATAGGTGTGATGGGTGTGGTCCCAAACAACATAGTGGAGCGGACCTTCTACTCGGCTTCTCTTCCTCCCTATCCTACCTCACTATTTCATCCTTATATAAACCGAGTAGCTAGCTACTTAGATTCTCACAACTCCTTCCTTAATACTTCCAACTTCACCCTCtcttttatttctcaaaatcaAAAAACACTATCACCACCTCTTCTTTCTTATGTCACCTTTCCTTGCCGCCTAGGAACCCAATTTTTACTTATATATATCATCACCATATATAACTAAAACTTAAGTGTTCCATACATCTCAGACACCTCTATCTAATGGGTGGTAGCGCCGATTACCAGTGCCCACACCGTGTTGCAATTCCTCCGGCTAAACCATTTCTCAAGTCCCTCAAATCAGGTCTCAAAGAGACCCTTTTTCCTGACGACCCTTTTAGACAATTTAAGAACCAGCCATCCTCGCGAAAACTCATTTTAGGATTGCAGTATTTTATACCTATCCTTGAATGGGCTCCTCGTTACACCTTCAATTTCTTCAAAGCTGATCTCATCGCCGGAATTACTATTGCCAGTCTCGCTGTTCCTCAAGGCATCAGTTATGCCAATCTTGCCAACTTACCTCCCATTATGGGACTCTGTAAGTCTTCCTTTTTTCCACTATGCCGTTGCTAAAAAGATTTGTTTTGGTGACGGAAATGTGAACTGATGGTGCAGATTCAAGCTTTGTGCCGCCGTTAGTGTATGCGATGTTAGGGAGCTCAAAGGATTTGGCAGTCGGAACAGTGGCAGTGGCTTCACTTCTGATAAGTTCCATGTTAGGGAAGGAAGTTAATCCTAAGGAGAATCCGAAGCTGTATGTCCAATTAGCTTTGACAGCTACTTTCTGTGCTGGAGTTTTCCAAGCTACTCTTGGATTTTTAAGGTCAGTTTCATTTCATGTGACCAATCTAACTAATTATGTTCTGTCTTAATTTCCCCATTGGTATTTGGAATTTGTCCTAATTCAAATTACATACGTACGTACTTACATGAATGCACGTGCAGGACACACCCATGTTGATTAATTTGAATAATCATATGGATTAGTTTAGTgattaaaattgtaattttgtagactTGGGTTTATCGTGGACTTCTTGTCTCATGCAACAATAGTGGGTTTCATGGGTGGAGCAGCCACTGTTGTTTGTCTTCAACAGCTCAAAGGAATTCTAGGCTTAGTTCATTTCACTCATGGGACTGATCTTGTTTCCGTTATGCGCTCCGTTTTTACCCAAACTCATCAGGTAATTAACTTCCTTAATTACTTAATTATCGTCTTAATTAAATACTTTATTACTAATAATTTATATGATTTTGGTTGCAGTGGAGATGGGAAAGTGTAGTTCTGGGTTgctgttttcttttctttctcctcCTCACTAGATACTTCGTAAGTAAACTTTCCAATCCTTTTCATTCATTTCTAATGCGAGATTAATAAATATGATTAAGAAcactaattataattaattaattcaaaatCCCCAAATTCAGTATTCAAATATCGAGGTAAAATCCAAAACTTTAGGGTAATAATTGACTGATTACTTGCGTAAGCTGTTGCACATGTACACGTACACGTACACGTGCACAGAATATGAGTCACGGTCAAACATCAGTCTAGCGTTGAAATTGATTTGACTATCTATCAACAAATTGTTTTCCTGTTTTTTCaacttgtaattacaagtttAATAAATGGAATTTTATTACAGTATATTAATTGTAAATTATATACGTCGCCTATTATATTAATTACTTACAATTCAATAATTTAATGTTATATAGCCAATAATTTAACAtaacaaaaaatattttattaattaaagtgTAACATGTATTATTctgttgatttatttatttttctttaataaaatAGTAGTGTTATTTAATTATTCTGATAGTTTAGAAATAATGGATGAACAGAGCAAGAGAAAAGCATGCTTCTTTTGGATAAATGCAATGGCACCTTTGACGTCTGTTATCTTAGGAAGCGTCCTTGTCTACCTCACCCACGCTGAGAAACATGGTGTTGAAGTGGTTAGCCCCCTTTCTTTcctactaattaattataattaattaatattgcCTAATCTCCAATCTAATTGTActgtaataataattaaaaaaaaacataaatatatgACCGGAGACGAAAAAGACCAATCCGACTCGAATTTAGATTTGTCTGGATTATCGGACTAATGATGAAAAGTTTGTTGTGGGTTTGTGCAGATTGGACACCTAAAGAAAGGGTTGAACCCACCATCAATAACCGAGTTGGATTTTAGCTCTCCCTACATGATGACAGCTATTAAAACAGGAATTATAACGGGCGTTATAGCTCTTGCTGTAAGTCTTCCAATATCCTCGTCACATGCTCCTCATTAATAATACTTCCAAAACCGTTTCCTTAATTCTGCTGACATGTCTTCATACGTTTTCCGTGTCCTTTTCGAACAAGGTTAATATGGGATTagtattctaattaattaacattaatTACACAGGAAGGAGTAGCTGTAGGAAGAAGTTTTGCAATGTTCAAAAACTATCACATTGATGGAAACAAAGAGATGATAGCTTTTGGGTTAATGAATATTGCTGGATCTTGCACTTCTTGCTATCTAACAACAggtattattatattaatttattgattaggacTTTGTAATTAATGATTAACAATTGCTAATTTTTTTCTAATTGAATGTGCAGGACCATTTTCTAGAACGGCAGTGAATTTCAATGCAGGATGCAAGAGTGCATTGTCCAACGTAGTAATGGCGACAGCGGTGATGATAACGTTGCTATTTCTAACACCGTTGTTCCATTACACTCCCATGGTTGTCCTTTCATCTATTATTATTGCTGCCATGCTCGGATTAATCGATTACGAAGCTGCTATTCACCTTTGGAAAGTCGACAAGTTCGATTTTTTCGTTTGTATCTCTGCTTACATTGGTGTCGTCTTTGGGAGTGTCGAAATTGGCCTTGTTATTGCTGTAAGTCTAACTTATTACATCACAAATTTACGGGTAGTCGCAGTTTCAATGGATGAAAATATGTTATAAAGTACAGAACTTTTTCTAAGAATAAGCATTAGTGATGAAATAGTAGAATTACCAacgaaaatatatatttagcgACGAATTCGTCGTAATGTTAAATGTTATTGATATATCAAGTTAATTTGCAGGTTACAATTTCTCTGGTAAGGATGCTGCTGTTTTTAGCAAGGCCAAGAACTTTAGTCCTTGGGAACATTTCAAATACCATGATTTACAGAAGTATGGATCAGTATCCGACTACCAATACTGTTCCGGGAGTTCTCATTCTTCAGATTGATGCACCTGTCTACTTTGCCAACGCTAACTACTTAAGAGAAAggtatatatttactttaatttaCATCCAAATACAACTTAATTAAGAGGAAAATTATTTTGATTAATGTCACTTAAATAACATTGGTAAATTTCAATTTGTTTGCAGGATTTCAAGATGGATTATTGATGAAGAAGACAGGCTTAAATCCACAGGAGGACCCAGTTTACATTATGTAATTCTGGATATGAGCGGTATGTGGTTTAATCAGTCCCAACCCACTTGTACATATCCGAAAACGTTCTTTTTAGAATAGTTAGCTCTAAGTTTAAATGGTATCAGAGTCATCTAGACTATCTATTGTTGGATTATATAGTCCTATAAATTTTACACTCCAAATGTTCAGCTCGAGACTTTAAAAGCGTG encodes:
- the LOC136219688 gene encoding sulfate transporter 3.1-like — protein: MGGSADYQCPHRVAIPPAKPFLKSLKSGLKETLFPDDPFRQFKNQPSSRKLILGLQYFIPILEWAPRYTFNFFKADLIAGITIASLAVPQGISYANLANLPPIMGLYSSFVPPLVYAMLGSSKDLAVGTVAVASLLISSMLGKEVNPKENPKLYVQLALTATFCAGVFQATLGFLRLGFIVDFLSHATIVGFMGGAATVVCLQQLKGILGLVHFTHGTDLVSVMRSVFTQTHQWRWESVVLGCCFLFFLLLTRYFSKRKACFFWINAMAPLTSVILGSVLVYLTHAEKHGVEVIGHLKKGLNPPSITELDFSSPYMMTAIKTGIITGVIALAEGVAVGRSFAMFKNYHIDGNKEMIAFGLMNIAGSCTSCYLTTGPFSRTAVNFNAGCKSALSNVVMATAVMITLLFLTPLFHYTPMVVLSSIIIAAMLGLIDYEAAIHLWKVDKFDFFVCISAYIGVVFGSVEIGLVIAVTISLVRMLLFLARPRTLVLGNISNTMIYRSMDQYPTTNTVPGVLILQIDAPVYFANANYLRERISRWIIDEEDRLKSTGGPSLHYVILDMSGIGSIDTSGISMFEEVKKQTDRKDLKLVLANPRSEVIKKLEISKFIETIGQEWIYLTVGEAVAACNFMLHTCKSNPVAPDFDQQNNIV